One window of Pseudacidobacterium ailaaui genomic DNA carries:
- the cutA gene encoding divalent-cation tolerance protein CutA — MEEARIVLSTTSSREEAQRIARTLVEERLAACVNLVENVTSIYRWQGAVEESLEIMLIIKCNVEKLAAIETRLHQMHSYDVPEFLVLPVEGGSSAYLRWLRESSQ; from the coding sequence ATGGAAGAGGCGCGCATTGTTCTAAGTACAACATCTTCCCGGGAAGAGGCGCAGCGTATTGCCCGCACCCTGGTTGAAGAGCGTCTGGCCGCCTGTGTGAACCTTGTCGAAAACGTAACTTCCATCTACCGCTGGCAGGGCGCTGTGGAAGAATCGTTGGAGATCATGCTGATCATCAAATGCAATGTAGAAAAGCTTGCGGCCATCGAAACGAGGCTCCACCAGATGCATTCTTACGATGTCCCTGAGTTTTTGGTCCTGCCGGTAGAAGGGGGAAGCAGCGCATACCTGCGCTGGCTGCGTGAATCCTCTCAGTGA
- a CDS encoding CAP domain-containing protein, whose protein sequence is MPSAEQQRILDLTNQARAQQGLPPLEWDASLAAAAQTHAQHMLDAHTLSHQLAGEPDLVVRAGQAGAHFRAVAENVAMAGSLDGLQSAWMKSPLHRANILDPRMDHIGVGLVERDGYWYGAVVFDSAVASLGPAQIEQQLATLLRQRGISQFRPPDAARKDCALEAGDVSGTRPRFIMRWESTSLNRLPSVLEQRLQSGRYTAASIGACPEAGQQNQGFTTYQVAVLLY, encoded by the coding sequence GTGCCATCAGCTGAACAGCAGCGAATCCTTGATCTTACAAATCAAGCGCGGGCGCAGCAGGGCCTGCCTCCCCTTGAGTGGGACGCTTCATTGGCAGCGGCGGCCCAGACCCACGCGCAGCACATGCTGGATGCGCACACACTGAGTCATCAGTTGGCCGGCGAGCCGGATCTTGTCGTCAGGGCCGGACAGGCAGGTGCACACTTCCGCGCCGTGGCCGAAAATGTTGCCATGGCAGGGAGTCTCGATGGTCTGCAAAGCGCATGGATGAAGTCACCTCTGCACCGCGCCAACATTCTCGATCCCAGGATGGACCATATCGGAGTGGGGCTGGTTGAACGGGACGGATATTGGTATGGAGCGGTGGTCTTTGACAGCGCAGTGGCCAGTTTAGGTCCTGCACAGATTGAGCAGCAGCTGGCCACACTCCTTCGACAGAGAGGAATCAGCCAGTTCCGGCCTCCCGATGCCGCGCGTAAGGACTGCGCGCTGGAGGCGGGAGATGTAAGCGGCACCAGACCACGCTTTATCATGCGGTGGGAAAGCACCAGTCTCAATCGACTGCCTTCCGTGCTGGAGCAGCGGCTGCAGTCGGGCAGGTATACGGCGGCCTCCATCGGGGCATGTCCTGAGGCAGGCCAGCAGAATCAAGGCTTTACAACCTATCAAGTCGCCGTTTTATTGTATTAA
- a CDS encoding FtsB family cell division protein — protein sequence MQEIIHNPKVAHAAGVVYRMRRRIATAMAIVLALFLGYHVVFGQNGITAYQQKRLEDRELQKQIQELQEENARMKEHVDHLQNDPDAIEHEARERLHYTRPGEVIYTLNGKNAPAPASK from the coding sequence GTGCAGGAAATCATTCATAACCCGAAGGTGGCGCACGCCGCAGGTGTTGTCTATCGGATGCGGCGGCGCATCGCCACTGCCATGGCCATTGTGCTGGCCTTATTTTTGGGGTATCACGTCGTCTTCGGGCAGAACGGCATAACTGCCTATCAGCAGAAACGGCTGGAAGACAGAGAGCTGCAAAAGCAGATTCAGGAGCTTCAGGAGGAGAATGCTCGCATGAAGGAGCATGTAGATCATCTCCAGAATGATCCCGATGCGATCGAGCATGAGGCCCGCGAGCGTTTGCACTATACCCGACCCGGCGAGGTCATCTATACGCTCAATGGAAAGAATGCTCCGGCTCCCGCCTCAAAATGA
- a CDS encoding biotin transporter BioY, whose product MAQSNAESVVLNLSRVHSVSRWGVSVLAASAIVALCAHISVPLFFTPVPMTLQPFAVLLLGLFMEPSAAFAALALYLLEGVSGLPVFTPQGPGGIAQLLGPTGGYLLSYPVVAALVSILYRRLSARSFWTALVASFSGNALILAAGTTWLAVLTHQSLAHTAALAVVPFLAGDALKVCLAAGIATGWFRARKIETAAVR is encoded by the coding sequence ATGGCGCAAAGCAATGCAGAGTCCGTTGTTCTCAATCTTTCCCGCGTCCATTCCGTGTCCCGCTGGGGAGTGTCCGTATTGGCAGCGAGCGCAATCGTGGCCTTATGCGCGCATATCTCAGTACCGCTTTTCTTTACGCCCGTACCGATGACGCTGCAACCATTTGCTGTCCTTCTGCTGGGCCTCTTTATGGAGCCGTCCGCGGCCTTCGCAGCGCTGGCCCTTTATTTGCTAGAAGGCGTTTCCGGACTGCCCGTATTCACCCCCCAAGGACCAGGAGGCATAGCACAGCTTCTTGGCCCTACCGGCGGCTATCTCTTGTCCTACCCGGTTGTCGCGGCACTGGTCAGTATTCTTTATCGCCGCCTGTCCGCTCGTAGCTTCTGGACCGCCCTCGTTGCCTCTTTCTCGGGTAACGCCCTGATTCTGGCGGCCGGGACTACATGGCTGGCTGTGCTTACGCACCAGAGCCTGGCCCACACGGCAGCGCTGGCCGTTGTACCGTTTCTTGCCGGAGATGCGCTGAAGGTCTGCTTGGCCGCAGGTATCGCTACCGGGTGGTTCCGTGCGCGTAAAATAGAAACAGCAGCAGTCCGCTGA
- a CDS encoding phosphoglucomutase/phosphomannomutase family protein, with amino-acid sequence MATQIKFGTSGWRAIVAEEFTLANIRRAVTGIAKYVTSQPGPHTVLVGRDPRFLGEIFVAEAAKMLAANGVTPVLIPEAAPTPAIAYAVRTRKTGGSINFTASHNPPEYNGIKYSTSDGAPALPEVTSQIEAYIADLGESVPAPPESNQKFEETDVRPDYLKRLAELVDLKAIQKAGIKVVCDPFWGAGRGYASQLLAENGVSVATVHDYRDVLFGGHAPEPDDHLLADCKAKMKETGAAIGIATDGDADRFGVVDADGTFIQPNYIIALLFDYLVETRGWKNGVAKSVATTNLINALAEHHNVQLYETPVGFKYIGALIDQDKIAIGGEESAGLTIRSHVPEKDGIIAGLLVAEMVAVRGKSVGQQLRELFAKVGSFYPLRENFRLTPEVKEKFTEKVKYDPQDLGGRKVTQVVRTDGLKLVLDDGSWVCYRLSGTEPVVRVYSEARTESGLAPLSEAAKNWVME; translated from the coding sequence ATGGCCACACAAATCAAGTTTGGGACCTCAGGCTGGCGTGCCATCGTCGCTGAAGAATTTACCCTTGCCAACATTCGCCGGGCTGTTACAGGCATTGCAAAGTATGTAACTTCGCAGCCGGGACCTCATACTGTCCTGGTAGGGCGCGATCCACGCTTTCTGGGTGAGATTTTTGTTGCCGAAGCGGCAAAAATGCTGGCTGCAAATGGCGTCACCCCTGTTCTGATACCGGAAGCCGCTCCGACCCCTGCGATTGCTTATGCGGTGCGCACCCGTAAGACCGGCGGGTCCATTAACTTTACTGCCTCTCACAATCCTCCCGAATATAACGGCATTAAATATTCCACTTCTGATGGCGCGCCTGCACTGCCAGAGGTGACAAGCCAAATCGAAGCCTATATCGCGGACCTGGGAGAGAGCGTACCTGCACCGCCCGAATCAAACCAGAAATTCGAAGAGACCGACGTCAGACCCGATTATCTGAAGCGTCTGGCTGAGCTGGTCGACCTGAAGGCCATCCAGAAGGCCGGCATCAAGGTGGTTTGTGATCCTTTCTGGGGAGCGGGCCGCGGTTATGCCTCGCAGCTACTGGCGGAAAACGGCGTTTCCGTGGCAACTGTGCATGATTACCGCGACGTGCTCTTCGGTGGCCATGCGCCTGAGCCGGATGATCATCTTCTGGCTGATTGCAAAGCCAAAATGAAGGAGACTGGGGCGGCCATTGGCATTGCTACCGATGGAGATGCAGACCGTTTCGGCGTGGTGGATGCGGACGGTACCTTTATCCAGCCGAATTACATCATTGCTTTGCTTTTTGATTATTTGGTGGAGACGCGCGGCTGGAAGAACGGTGTGGCCAAGTCGGTGGCCACGACCAACTTGATCAATGCGCTGGCGGAGCACCACAACGTCCAGCTTTATGAAACGCCCGTGGGATTCAAGTACATCGGTGCGCTGATTGATCAGGACAAGATTGCGATTGGCGGCGAAGAGAGTGCAGGACTGACCATTCGCAGCCACGTTCCGGAAAAAGACGGCATCATCGCCGGGCTCCTGGTCGCAGAGATGGTGGCTGTTCGAGGGAAGAGCGTTGGCCAGCAACTACGAGAATTATTTGCTAAGGTTGGTTCCTTTTATCCATTAAGAGAGAACTTTCGCTTGACGCCGGAAGTAAAAGAAAAATTTACTGAAAAAGTAAAGTACGACCCGCAAGACCTGGGTGGGCGAAAAGTAACGCAGGTGGTACGTACCGACGGCCTGAAGCTGGTCCTGGATGACGGTTCCTGGGTTTGCTATCGCCTCTCGGGTACGGAGCCAGTTGTACGTGTCTACTCCGAGGCCAGAACGGAAAGTGGCCTTGCTCCGTTAAGCGAGGCGGCAAAAAACTGGGTGATGGAATAG